In the Thermodesulfovibrio yellowstonii DSM 11347 genome, one interval contains:
- a CDS encoding cobaltochelatase subunit CobN yields the protein MLKILAVIWQSYYNIVLQVSKNIKDLSLKVYSARVLDAEPERLEEVFKDMEEAEIIFLYRSNEAVWEEIEKRIKSEQTKAKVVCLGHDPSYWMLSNVEPELLSKAYSYLVINGEKNITNMFRFLVNKLLDNDISYEEPEQIPWEGLYHPDADRIFTNVDEYLEWYGSRRFLGTKVSRNDILSSYPKGQDADSLLTERPTIGILFSRHYWINGNTEVEDLLIKELEERGFNVIAAFAYSVKDNALGTKGSGEVVLEWFIDRKGKPRIDGFIKLISFFLGTSREKRMDNTDVASDGVEILKRLNVPVFCPVSSYYKTIDEWEKEELNLDIGWSIALPEFEGVIEPVIVSAQVEGEESERRKMPIRERVNKFVDRICRWIELKRTPVNERKVAFVLHNNPCASVEATVGSAAHLDSLESVAEIMKKMKEVGYIVDPPESGKALIDEIMNKKAISEFRWTTVEEIVEKGGAIAFIDKEKYMEWFNEIPEKTRLRMIDSWGEPPGEHKNGIPPAMVYNGKIVITGLRFGNVLIMVQPKRGCAGARCDGQVCRILHDPDTPPPHQYVATYKWLSREFKAHAVVHVGTHGNLEFLPGKGVGLSSACFPDITIDTMPHLYIYNADNPPEGTIAKRRSYAVLVNHMQTVLTEGGLYDELMELDRLLGEYEEAKRKEPARLHTLEHMIIHAIAKAKLDKEIKILWHGKKVCLSELSHEELHQIPFEKIVEETHIKLSLIRNSQIQDGMHIFGKLPEGDRRVDFIYSIMRYDAGQELSLRKEIAKLLGYDWEEILANSQKIDPLTGKAFGAISEEIDKIGKELVKKVLMEVSV from the coding sequence ATGCTTAAAATTTTAGCAGTTATATGGCAGAGTTATTACAATATTGTTCTTCAGGTATCAAAAAATATAAAAGATTTATCTCTGAAAGTATACTCAGCAAGAGTTCTGGATGCTGAACCTGAAAGGCTTGAAGAAGTTTTCAAAGATATGGAAGAGGCTGAGATTATCTTTCTTTATCGCTCAAATGAGGCAGTATGGGAAGAGATTGAGAAAAGAATAAAGAGCGAACAGACAAAGGCAAAAGTTGTCTGTCTCGGACATGACCCATCATACTGGATGCTCTCAAATGTAGAGCCTGAACTTCTGAGTAAGGCATACAGCTATCTTGTTATAAATGGTGAAAAAAACATTACCAACATGTTCAGATTTCTTGTAAATAAGCTGTTAGATAATGATATTTCCTACGAAGAGCCTGAACAAATTCCCTGGGAAGGACTTTATCATCCTGATGCAGATAGAATTTTTACTAATGTTGATGAATACTTAGAATGGTATGGAAGTAGGAGATTCCTCGGCACTAAAGTGTCTCGGAATGACATTCTTTCGTCTTATCCTAAGGGTCAAGATGCTGACTCACTACTAACTGAGAGACCTACAATTGGCATTCTCTTTTCCAGACATTACTGGATAAATGGAAACACAGAGGTTGAAGATTTATTGATTAAAGAGCTTGAGGAAAGGGGATTCAATGTAATTGCTGCATTTGCTTACTCTGTAAAAGATAATGCTCTTGGCACAAAGGGAAGCGGAGAAGTTGTGCTTGAGTGGTTTATTGACAGAAAAGGAAAACCAAGAATAGATGGATTTATTAAGTTAATCTCATTCTTTCTTGGAACAAGCAGAGAGAAAAGAATGGACAACACCGATGTAGCCTCTGACGGAGTTGAGATACTCAAGAGGCTTAATGTGCCTGTTTTTTGTCCTGTAAGTTCCTATTACAAAACTATTGATGAGTGGGAAAAAGAGGAACTCAATCTTGACATAGGCTGGAGTATTGCTTTGCCAGAGTTTGAGGGAGTTATTGAGCCAGTAATAGTATCAGCACAGGTTGAAGGAGAAGAGTCTGAAAGAAGAAAAATGCCTATTAGGGAAAGAGTAAACAAATTTGTTGATAGAATCTGCCGATGGATTGAACTTAAAAGAACCCCGGTTAATGAAAGAAAGGTTGCTTTCGTCCTCCATAACAATCCCTGTGCTTCTGTGGAGGCAACAGTTGGCTCTGCAGCCCATCTTGACAGCCTTGAAAGCGTTGCTGAAATTATGAAGAAAATGAAAGAGGTTGGATACATTGTAGACCCTCCTGAAAGTGGCAAAGCACTGATTGATGAGATAATGAACAAAAAGGCAATATCAGAGTTCAGATGGACAACAGTGGAAGAAATCGTTGAAAAAGGTGGTGCCATAGCTTTTATTGATAAAGAAAAATACATGGAGTGGTTTAACGAAATTCCTGAAAAAACCCGTTTACGTATGATTGATTCATGGGGTGAACCTCCTGGGGAGCATAAAAACGGAATACCTCCTGCAATGGTTTATAATGGCAAGATTGTGATAACTGGATTAAGATTCGGAAATGTGCTCATAATGGTTCAGCCAAAACGCGGTTGTGCAGGAGCAAGATGTGATGGTCAAGTATGTAGAATTCTCCATGACCCTGACACTCCTCCACCACATCAGTATGTTGCAACATATAAGTGGCTAAGTCGTGAGTTTAAAGCCCATGCAGTTGTGCATGTAGGAACACATGGAAACTTAGAATTTTTGCCGGGGAAAGGTGTTGGTTTAAGTTCAGCCTGCTTTCCTGATATTACCATAGATACCATGCCTCATCTTTATATTTACAATGCTGATAATCCTCCAGAAGGCACTATTGCAAAGAGGCGTAGTTATGCAGTGCTTGTTAATCACATGCAGACAGTGCTTACTGAAGGGGGGCTTTATGATGAGTTAATGGAGCTTGACAGGCTTCTTGGTGAATATGAGGAGGCGAAAAGAAAAGAGCCTGCAAGACTTCATACGCTTGAGCATATGATAATCCATGCAATAGCTAAAGCAAAGCTTGACAAGGAGATAAAAATCCTCTGGCATGGTAAAAAAGTGTGTCTTTCTGAGCTAAGTCATGAGGAGCTACATCAGATTCCCTTTGAAAAAATAGTTGAAGAAACCCACATAAAGCTTTCTCTAATAAGAAACTCCCAGATTCAGGATGGGATGCATATATTTGGAAAACTGCCTGAAGGTGACAGAAGAGTAGATTTTATATACTCAATAATGCGATATGATGCTGGACAGGAGCTTTCCCTTAGAAAGGAGATAGCAAAACTGCTTGGATATGATTGGGAAGAAATTTTGGCAAATTCTCAAAAAATTGACCCTCTCACTGGTAAAGCCTTTGGAGCCATTTCTGAAGAGATAGATAAAATCGGCAAAGAACTTGTAAAGAAAGTATTAATGGAGGTCTCAGTATGA
- a CDS encoding type II toxin-antitoxin system HicB family antitoxin has translation MKKYSFPVIIETDEDGFFIVSCPLFKGCHSYGKTIDEALKNIREAIELCLEEAKEEDLKRYIGTETIEIPVNA, from the coding sequence ATGAAGAAATATTCTTTCCCTGTAATCATTGAAACAGATGAAGATGGTTTTTTTATAGTAAGCTGTCCTTTGTTTAAAGGTTGTCATTCTTACGGAAAAACAATTGATGAAGCGCTTAAAAACATAAGAGAAGCTATAGAGCTTTGTTTGGAAGAGGCAAAAGAAGAAGACCTTAAAAGATACATAGGCACAGAAACCATAGAAATACCTGTTAATGCATAA
- a CDS encoding type II toxin-antitoxin system HicA family toxin has translation MHKLPAITGKDLIKFLESIGFKVIRIKGSHVRLKNEEGKATTVPLHGSEALPKGLLRKIIREDLEMSLEEFLILFNKFKC, from the coding sequence ATGCATAAACTTCCAGCTATTACAGGCAAAGATTTAATAAAATTTCTTGAATCAATTGGATTTAAGGTTATTCGTATAAAAGGTTCACATGTAAGGCTAAAAAATGAGGAAGGTAAAGCCACCACAGTGCCTTTGCATGGCAGTGAAGCTTTACCTAAAGGACTTTTAAGAAAAATAATAAGAGAAGATTTAGAAATGTCACTTGAAGAATTCCTTATCTTATTCAATAAATTCAAATGTTAA
- a CDS encoding ABC transporter ATP-binding protein: MVSVRNIYFRHKDKKDDVLKGISFNAERGSITTILGPNGSGKTTLFKCIAGLWKYHQGEIFFDANPIDKLSFRKRAKVFSMVPQEHEPPFPYSVFDVVLMGRASYVGVFSSPGKRDYEKVKEALTIVGIEHLQDIPYTKISGGERQLTLIARALAQDTPVMLLDEPTSHLDFRNQINVLKKIKEIAKNRALVVVMTLHDPNLAGLFSDKVVVINSGTKIAEGNPDEIISEELIRKVYDIEVIKSNINGQGIICPVI, from the coding sequence ATGGTTAGTGTAAGAAATATATATTTTAGGCATAAAGATAAAAAAGACGATGTTCTTAAAGGTATTAGCTTTAATGCGGAAAGGGGCTCTATTACCACAATTCTCGGACCTAATGGTTCAGGGAAAACAACACTTTTTAAATGTATTGCGGGGTTATGGAAATATCACCAGGGTGAGATTTTCTTTGATGCAAACCCGATTGATAAACTCTCATTCAGAAAAAGAGCAAAAGTATTTTCCATGGTTCCACAGGAACACGAACCTCCATTTCCATACTCAGTATTTGATGTTGTATTAATGGGAAGGGCAAGCTATGTGGGAGTTTTTTCATCTCCTGGAAAGAGGGATTATGAAAAAGTTAAAGAGGCTTTGACAATAGTTGGAATTGAACATTTGCAGGATATCCCCTATACAAAAATTAGTGGTGGAGAGCGTCAACTCACTTTGATTGCAAGAGCACTTGCTCAGGATACACCTGTGATGTTACTTGATGAACCAACAAGTCACCTTGATTTTAGAAATCAGATAAATGTGCTTAAGAAGATTAAAGAGATTGCGAAAAATCGGGCTTTAGTAGTTGTAATGACCCTTCATGACCCAAATCTTGCCGGGCTTTTTTCTGATAAGGTGGTGGTTATAAATTCTGGAACAAAGATAGCAGAAGGTAACCCCGATGAGATTATTTCAGAGGAGCTCATACGAAAGGTCTATGATATAGAAGTAATAAAAAGCAACATTAATGGACAGGGCATAATATGCCCTGTGATTTAG
- a CDS encoding FecCD family ABC transporter permease → MKGFRSILIFISPVFITWASLFLGAYGVTPTMVIKILLNETLHIFDIGDIPEKAIIIDIRLPRVILAGLVGAALSSAGVTLQGIFRNPLVDPFILGISAGAAFGCAITIGFLSFLPLQITAFVFATVAVMVAYGVARTQGEVSRLPLILSGVIVSAFFTAMVSIVKFLVDPHKLQSIVYWLMGSFSLADWRAVKIAGAGVLAGVVPIFLMRWRLNVMSMGEEEAKALGVNIRRERLLFIGFSTFAVAVATSLCGIIGWVGLMVPHLVRMLTGPDHKSLVPLSIAAGAAFMIAADTVSRTLTTFDIPVGIITALTGAPFFIYLMKRGGKEAWGK, encoded by the coding sequence ATGAAGGGTTTTAGGAGTATATTAATTTTTATCTCGCCGGTATTTATCACATGGGCATCTCTTTTTCTTGGTGCATATGGAGTAACACCCACTATGGTGATAAAAATACTCTTGAATGAAACTCTTCACATCTTTGATATCGGAGATATACCTGAGAAAGCGATAATCATTGACATAAGGCTTCCAAGAGTGATTCTTGCAGGGCTTGTAGGTGCAGCATTGTCTTCGGCTGGAGTTACGCTTCAGGGAATTTTCCGAAACCCCCTTGTTGACCCATTCATACTTGGTATTTCAGCAGGTGCAGCATTCGGATGTGCTATAACAATAGGTTTTTTGAGCTTTTTACCCCTTCAGATTACAGCTTTTGTTTTTGCTACAGTTGCTGTAATGGTTGCCTATGGTGTTGCAAGAACTCAGGGAGAAGTCTCCCGTCTTCCCTTGATTTTATCAGGAGTGATTGTATCTGCCTTTTTCACAGCTATGGTTTCAATAGTAAAGTTTCTTGTTGACCCCCATAAGCTTCAAAGCATTGTTTACTGGCTCATGGGAAGCTTTAGCCTTGCAGACTGGAGAGCAGTAAAAATAGCTGGAGCTGGAGTTTTAGCTGGAGTTGTACCCATTTTTCTTATGCGATGGAGGCTTAATGTAATGAGCATGGGAGAAGAGGAGGCAAAGGCATTGGGGGTGAATATAAGACGGGAGAGATTGCTTTTCATAGGCTTTTCAACTTTTGCGGTAGCAGTGGCTACCTCCCTTTGTGGAATAATTGGATGGGTGGGGCTTATGGTTCCCCATCTTGTAAGGATGCTTACAGGACCGGACCATAAAAGCCTTGTTCCTTTAAGTATTGCAGCAGGAGCAGCCTTTATGATTGCTGCAGATACGGTTTCAAGGACACTTACAACTTTTGATATACCCGTAGGAATAATCACCGCACTTACAGGTGCACCCTTTTTTATATATCTCATGAAGCGTGGCGGTAAAGAGGCATGGGGGAAGTAG
- a CDS encoding ABC transporter substrate-binding protein — translation MVYRAYIKVLVILLSLVMVGVASASTITITDKLGRKVSLNVPVKRAVVVISYELIPALNLWSQVSGVSRWAEENCGLYKAIVTDNKNLRKPLVGTGSDVNVEAVMKLNPDLVITWTYNPDTIKFLEEKGIKVIGMYPESLAELYKDMRMHGIIFGKEKRVEEVIREMEKIFKLISEKVSKIPPQKRKKVIHLGGAPTRVSAALGVTNDIIKIAGAINPAETIMQRNIDVSVEKIVQWNPDLIFIWGSAGYDESWLYNNSQWRFIKAVQTKQVYKLPKWSTWSPRLAPIALYMAMKIYPEVFRDINFEKVIDDFYKKVFGISYYKVRQYEGF, via the coding sequence ATGGTTTACAGAGCTTACATTAAAGTTTTAGTAATTTTACTGAGTTTGGTGATGGTGGGGGTAGCCTCTGCCTCTACCATCACTATAACTGACAAACTTGGAAGAAAAGTGTCTCTCAATGTGCCTGTTAAAAGAGCTGTTGTTGTTATCTCATACGAGTTAATACCTGCATTAAATTTATGGAGTCAGGTTTCAGGAGTTTCTCGCTGGGCAGAGGAAAACTGTGGACTTTACAAGGCAATCGTGACTGATAATAAAAATTTAAGAAAACCATTGGTAGGCACAGGAAGCGATGTTAATGTAGAAGCTGTAATGAAGCTAAATCCTGATTTAGTAATTACTTGGACATACAACCCAGATACGATAAAATTCCTTGAAGAAAAGGGAATAAAAGTAATCGGAATGTATCCTGAAAGTCTCGCTGAGCTATACAAAGACATGAGAATGCATGGAATTATTTTCGGAAAAGAAAAAAGAGTGGAAGAAGTAATCAGAGAGATGGAGAAAATATTTAAGCTCATCAGTGAGAAAGTTAGTAAAATACCTCCACAAAAAAGAAAAAAGGTTATTCATCTTGGAGGAGCACCAACAAGGGTTTCAGCAGCTCTGGGAGTTACAAATGATATTATAAAGATAGCAGGTGCTATTAATCCGGCTGAAACAATTATGCAAAGGAATATTGATGTATCCGTAGAAAAAATAGTTCAATGGAATCCAGACCTTATTTTTATCTGGGGTTCTGCTGGATATGATGAGTCTTGGTTATACAATAACAGTCAATGGAGGTTTATCAAGGCTGTGCAGACAAAGCAAGTTTATAAGCTTCCAAAGTGGTCTACATGGTCACCCCGTCTTGCACCAATTGCTCTTTATATGGCAATGAAGATTTATCCTGAAGTATTTAGGGATATTAATTTTGAAAAGGTAATAGATGATTTTTATAAAAAAGTATTCGGAATATCTTATTATAAAGTGAGACAGTATGAAGGGTTTTAG
- a CDS encoding TonB-dependent receptor plug domain-containing protein yields the protein MIYLMVFMLFCVLYFFSPAKAEQKEEVKLEEIVVTATRTETPIESAPASVSVITKEKIELKAPKTIDQALNDVSGVFVRRGKGLMDTLSAITLRGIPDQKRTLILMDGIVLNNPYTGNVRMGGYYPEDLERVEVVKGPFSSLYGGYAMGGVVNFITKMPEKREFTFKTGYGSSWNRGEAMDDLRRTYTSYGDKLWDKLSIFLSYGWQGTNGYPNDLNIRSSKPSGTYTGGEYVTYYSSTYGVSTGYLVGDKGDNRWWDDGITFKAQYEFTKDTKINLSFMRNRYEYNYDNPHTYLKDASGNPYYLGTSEYTFLNGAGGRTQNTYALGFETNLYKDMKMKLNLSYLDIEKDWYVTPSTSAKIWGCTTPGSTCSYVTNTPAESYMGDIQFTIPIFNNQILTFGGSFKHDYAKTKDEYLSNWKDEDSKTGVLRSESKGKGRIYSVFIQDEIMFLNNLTVYVGFREDWWKTYEGYAYDTTQTPTKIESYPSKSKSSFSPKFAIVYKPFDTTTLRGSIGKAFRPPTVYELYRTWRSSTGTIYLPNPYLDPETAVSWDLGIEQKLWKDAKASLTYFENHMNDLIYRKSTGTNRDYINVGKAESRGVEFEIEQRLEKWLRLFSNFTYTDSEIKENTAEPLSVGKRLTYNPLWKANIGAEFEKSGFSAYIVGRYVGKMYADDRNRDYANNVYGSYDPYFVVDGKIGYQFTKFAKLSFSVDNIFDRKYYQYYKAPGRSWFTELTLKF from the coding sequence ATGATTTATTTAATGGTATTTATGTTATTTTGTGTTCTATATTTTTTCAGTCCTGCTAAGGCAGAGCAAAAGGAGGAAGTAAAGCTTGAGGAAATTGTTGTGACAGCAACGAGAACTGAGACGCCTATTGAGTCAGCACCTGCAAGTGTGAGTGTTATTACAAAAGAAAAAATTGAACTTAAAGCACCTAAAACAATTGATCAGGCATTGAATGATGTTTCAGGTGTATTTGTAAGAAGAGGTAAGGGATTAATGGATACGCTCTCAGCAATAACCTTAAGAGGGATACCAGATCAAAAAAGAACACTAATTCTTATGGATGGAATTGTTTTAAATAATCCATATACTGGAAATGTAAGAATGGGGGGATACTATCCAGAAGACCTTGAAAGAGTGGAAGTTGTAAAAGGTCCCTTTTCCTCTCTTTATGGTGGATATGCAATGGGTGGAGTAGTGAACTTTATTACGAAGATGCCTGAAAAAAGAGAGTTCACTTTTAAAACAGGCTATGGCTCAAGCTGGAACAGAGGCGAGGCAATGGATGACTTACGGAGAACTTATACATCCTATGGAGACAAACTCTGGGATAAACTAAGCATCTTCTTAAGCTACGGCTGGCAGGGAACTAATGGTTATCCAAATGATTTGAATATAAGATCATCAAAGCCTTCAGGCACATATACTGGGGGAGAATATGTTACTTATTATAGTTCCACCTATGGAGTAAGTACTGGCTACCTTGTGGGTGATAAAGGAGACAATCGCTGGTGGGATGATGGAATAACATTTAAAGCACAGTATGAGTTTACAAAAGATACAAAAATAAATCTTTCATTCATGAGAAATCGTTATGAATATAATTATGATAACCCACATACTTACTTAAAAGATGCCTCTGGAAACCCTTATTATTTAGGCACAAGTGAGTATACTTTTCTCAATGGTGCAGGTGGTAGAACCCAGAATACCTATGCCTTAGGGTTTGAGACAAATCTTTACAAAGACATGAAAATGAAACTTAATCTTTCATATCTTGATATAGAAAAAGACTGGTATGTAACTCCTTCTACTTCTGCTAAAATCTGGGGATGTACAACTCCGGGTTCAACATGTAGCTATGTAACAAATACACCTGCAGAGTCATATATGGGAGATATACAATTTACGATTCCGATTTTTAATAACCAGATTCTAACATTTGGTGGCTCCTTTAAGCACGATTATGCAAAGACAAAAGATGAATATCTTAGTAACTGGAAAGATGAGGATTCAAAGACAGGAGTTCTAAGAAGTGAATCAAAAGGTAAAGGCAGAATTTACTCTGTTTTTATTCAGGATGAAATAATGTTTCTTAACAATTTAACAGTCTATGTAGGTTTTAGAGAGGACTGGTGGAAGACCTATGAAGGATATGCTTATGATACAACCCAGACTCCAACAAAAATAGAATCCTATCCTTCAAAATCCAAGTCTTCTTTCAGCCCAAAGTTTGCAATAGTTTATAAGCCTTTTGACACGACGACTCTTCGTGGTTCTATTGGAAAAGCTTTCAGACCACCCACGGTTTATGAACTTTATAGAACATGGAGATCTTCTACAGGAACCATATATCTTCCCAATCCTTATTTAGATCCTGAAACTGCTGTGTCATGGGACTTGGGGATTGAGCAAAAGTTATGGAAAGATGCAAAAGCTTCATTAACCTATTTTGAAAACCATATGAATGATTTAATATACAGAAAATCTACAGGCACAAACAGGGACTACATCAATGTTGGAAAAGCAGAATCCAGAGGAGTTGAGTTTGAAATTGAGCAGAGATTAGAAAAATGGTTGAGGCTTTTTTCTAATTTTACTTATACAGATTCTGAAATCAAAGAAAATACAGCAGAACCTCTTTCTGTGGGGAAAAGACTTACTTATAATCCTCTCTGGAAAGCAAATATTGGTGCAGAATTTGAAAAATCAGGTTTTTCAGCCTATATAGTAGGAAGATATGTCGGTAAAATGTATGCTGATGATAGGAACAGAGATTATGCAAACAATGTCTATGGTTCCTACGATCCTTATTTTGTTGTAGATGGAAAAATTGGCTATCAATTTACAAAGTTTGCAAAGCTCAGTTTTTCAGTTGATAACATCTTTGACAGAAAATACTATCAATACTACAAAGCACCGGGTAGGTCATGGTTTACAGAGCTTACATTAAAGTTTTAG
- the hepT gene encoding type VII toxin-antitoxin system HepT family RNase toxin produces MIKKKPINISKIRSILFQIEEALKEMESFKTMDIDEFVKNKKNYIIAEYYLRRALEGILTVGSHFLSRLGARTKDYQDIIVSLGKHGLIPVDFAEKNKNLAGYRNRLVHIYWEVTPEELYTVINQHFEDILKFYIYYQELLKNADKYGFERE; encoded by the coding sequence ATGATTAAAAAAAAGCCGATAAATATTTCTAAGATAAGAAGCATACTTTTCCAGATTGAAGAGGCATTAAAAGAAATGGAATCTTTTAAAACTATGGATATAGATGAATTTGTCAAGAATAAAAAAAATTACATTATTGCAGAATACTATCTAAGAAGAGCACTTGAAGGTATACTGACAGTAGGGAGTCACTTTCTTTCAAGATTGGGAGCAAGAACAAAAGATTATCAGGATATAATAGTAAGTCTTGGCAAACATGGACTTATTCCAGTAGATTTTGCTGAAAAAAATAAAAATCTTGCTGGATATCGTAACAGGCTTGTTCATATTTACTGGGAAGTAACTCCTGAAGAATTATACACAGTTATAAATCAACATTTTGAGGATATTTTAAAATTCTACATTTATTATCAGGAATTATTAAAGAATGCTGATAAGTACGGATTTGAAAGAGAATAG
- the mntA gene encoding type VII toxin-antitoxin system MntA family adenylyltransferase antitoxin: MHLKKKPKFDEEKLESLGVVAILIFGSVIDGTFHKGSDIDFAVLFKDKTVILKDPVKIYGEIYDELSENFKGKIDIVYLHESPLSLQFNAVTEGKLLFCSDIEFFYEYKDKIVMQYLDFKYFENIFNEALIAND; encoded by the coding sequence ATGCATTTGAAGAAAAAACCAAAGTTTGATGAAGAAAAGCTCGAATCTCTTGGAGTGGTTGCCATACTAATTTTTGGCTCTGTAATAGATGGCACATTTCATAAAGGAAGCGATATTGATTTTGCTGTGTTATTTAAAGACAAAACTGTAATATTAAAAGATCCAGTCAAAATATATGGAGAAATTTATGATGAACTTTCGGAAAATTTTAAAGGCAAGATTGATATAGTCTATTTACATGAATCGCCTCTGAGTCTTCAATTTAATGCAGTTACAGAAGGAAAATTGCTTTTTTGTTCTGATATAGAATTTTTCTACGAATACAAAGACAAAATTGTAATGCAATATCTTGATTTCAAATACTTTGAAAACATATTTAATGAGGCTTTAATTGCAAATGATTAA
- the tsaA gene encoding tRNA (N6-threonylcarbamoyladenosine(37)-N6)-methyltransferase TrmO, which produces MEEYKFKPIGYVRTEAKDLPRHWSVSDVEGEIVIKPEYKLGIRDIKTGDKIVVLFVFHKSPPFTSDKLIQKPPHLNETKGVFSTCSPHRPNPIGLSVLEVLDVIDNVIKVKRLDMYDGTPVLDIKPFCF; this is translated from the coding sequence ATGGAAGAGTATAAATTTAAGCCAATAGGATATGTAAGAACAGAGGCTAAAGATCTCCCCAGACACTGGAGTGTTTCTGATGTGGAAGGCGAGATTGTAATTAAGCCTGAATACAAGCTTGGAATAAGAGATATTAAGACAGGAGATAAAATTGTAGTGCTTTTTGTGTTTCATAAGTCTCCTCCTTTTACTTCTGATAAACTCATTCAGAAACCACCTCACTTAAATGAAACAAAAGGAGTCTTCAGCACCTGCTCACCTCATAGACCCAATCCTATCGGGCTATCAGTTCTTGAGGTATTGGATGTGATAGACAATGTAATTAAAGTTAAAAGGCTTGATATGTATGATGGAACACCTGTTCTTGATATAAAACCTTTCTGCTTTTAG
- the cas6 gene encoding CRISPR-associated endoribonuclease Cas6 — protein sequence MRLILTLNSKKEIILPLYYNEILQGLIYKNIEKSIAEEIHNRGFLFEKRNFKLFTFSRLIGKTKIEKSFFKIFTPSKLIISSPYNEMLQSLAENLIKWHELKLGNNTLYIESISIHYTPEIKETAFIRMLSPITIYSTLNTPDGRKKTYYYNPKEKEFSELIRENIIKKYIAFYRKTPLSKEFTIEPLKVTREDEKIVSYKGFIIKGWMGKYRLNGSKELLQLAYDGGIGAKNSQGFGCFEVEG from the coding sequence GTGAGACTAATTCTTACACTAAATTCAAAGAAAGAAATAATCTTACCTTTATACTACAATGAAATCCTGCAGGGATTGATTTACAAAAATATTGAAAAAAGCATTGCAGAGGAAATTCACAACAGAGGATTCCTTTTTGAGAAAAGAAACTTCAAACTCTTTACCTTTTCAAGACTCATTGGAAAAACAAAGATTGAAAAAAGCTTTTTTAAAATCTTTACACCTTCTAAACTTATAATTTCATCACCATATAATGAAATGCTCCAAAGCCTTGCAGAGAATCTTATAAAATGGCATGAACTTAAACTTGGCAACAATACACTTTACATTGAAAGTATCAGCATTCACTATACTCCTGAAATAAAGGAAACTGCATTTATTAGAATGCTCTCTCCAATAACCATATATAGTACTCTTAACACTCCCGATGGAAGGAAGAAAACCTACTACTACAATCCAAAGGAAAAGGAGTTTTCAGAACTTATCAGAGAGAACATTATCAAAAAATACATAGCCTTTTACAGAAAAACTCCTCTTTCTAAGGAGTTTACAATAGAGCCATTGAAAGTAACAAGGGAAGACGAAAAGATTGTATCCTACAAGGGATTTATCATAAAGGGATGGATGGGAAAATACAGACTGAATGGCTCTAAAGAGTTGCTTCAGCTTGCCTATGATGGAGGCATAGGAGCAAAAAATTCTCAGGGATTTGGATGTTTTGAGGTAGAGGGATGA